The genomic interval ATGCTATGTTTTAAAGAATTATCCCTTCATAAAAATTGATTTCACAATCTATTATATGAAGACATTGCCTATAGTCATAAATCCTCTTATATTTTTTATGGTAACTCTCTATGCAATAGCTGTGTGCATATTTTTTTCTGTTTTCCCTTCATGGCAGGCATCAAAACAAAATCCAGTTGAAATTTTGAGATATGAATAAAAAGTCTAATATAACGATAGATTTGTTTATTGCCTTACGGTATTTACGAGGAAAGAAACGAAACCGTCTTCTTTCGGCTATTTCATTCATTTCAGTGCTTGGCATTGCTGTTGGTGTAATGGCTTTGATTATCATCATCTCAGTTATGAATGGATTTGAAAATGATTTGCGCGAAAAGACTCTTTCAGCAAAACCCCATATAATGATTGAAAATAGTGAAGGAGAATTTATTGAAGATTCTAAAGAGATAATTGAGAAGATAAAGGGAATGGGCGTTGTAAAGGATATTTTTCCGACAATTCGAGCACAAGCATTGGTGATGAATTCTGTCGGCGTATCAGGAGTAGAATTGGTGGGGCTTGATTTTTCAGATGAAAATGCATTGGAGCGAATTGAAAAACTAATCGAAAATAAAAGTGAAAAAGAGAGAAATCTCCCTCAATCAGAGGGAATATATATTGGCAAAGAATTGGCAAAACACCTTGGAATAACCAAGGGTGAAAGGATTAAGATATTGCTTCCAGATGGTGTGCAAACTCCTTTCGGT from Candidatus Schekmanbacteria bacterium carries:
- a CDS encoding lipoprotein-releasing system transmembrane subunit LolC; the encoded protein is CYVLKNYPFIKIDFTIYYMKTLPIVINPLIFFMVTLYAIAVCIFFSVFPSWQASKQNPVEILRYE